In the genome of Calothrix sp. PCC 6303, the window TAATTAGAAAGCGATTATTTGTATCGGCGATTTTGCGGAATTACGTTTGTTGGGGTCAAAATAGACGGCAAAGAGGCTGTGGCTTCTTACCTATACTCCGTAACGCTTGTCGCCGAGGAGAAGGGCTTACTCTCCCTACTAGAAAGCCCCCTTCCCTCTGCTTTCTCGGTAAAGGATGCTCAAAAAAAACCCCTGGTTGATTTTCAGGGATTCTGGGGAAGTTAAATTACTTGTCTTCGGCAAAGATATAGCGATACAACTCCCTGGGGTCGGGTTCGGGACTGCTTTCGGCAAATGTTACCGATTCTTCCACCTCTAGCTGAATCTTTTTATCGATTGCTTTGAGTTCTTCGGCTGTTGCCAAGTTCATGTCTACTAATTGACCTGCCAATTTTTTGATGGGGTCACGGGCAAGCCAAAATTCTTTCTCTTCCTTGCTGCGTAACTCGTCGGGGTCAGCTAAGGAATGTCCTCGGAAGCGGTAAGTTAATGCTTCGATGAGGGTGGGACCTTCCCCGGCACGGGCACGACGGACGGCTTCTTTGGCGGTGGTATAGACTGCCAAAACATCCATCCCATCAACTTCTACTCCAGGCATATTAAATACACTGGCTTTTTTGTAGATTTTGGGGTCAGATGTGGCGCGTTCATGTGCCATTCCAATTGCCCATTTGTTGTTTTCTACAACGAAGAGGATGGGCAAATTCCATAATGCTGCCATATTCAATGTTTCAAAAAATTGACCATTGTTACAGGCACCATCACCGAAAAAGCAAGCAGTGACTTGATCCGCGCTGGTATCACCCATTACTTCTTTGCGATACTTACTTTGAAATGCAGCACCTGCTGCTACGGGAATACCTTCGGCAATGAACGCATATCCACCGAGCATTCGATGTTCGGCAGAGAACATGTGCATCGAACCACCGCGCCCCTTACTGCAACCTGTGGCTTTGCCAAATAGTTCTGCCATGACTTCGTTGGCTGGAACTCCAGCGCTGAGGGCATGAACGTGGTCACGATAGGTGCTGGAAACGTAATCTTCTCCGGGTCGCATTGCCTTAATTACGCCACTGGAGACGGCTTCTTGACCATTGTAGAGGTGGACAAAGCCGAACATTTTACCGCGATAGTACATTTCAGCGCATTTGTCTTCAAACATGCGTCCTAGTACCATATCGCTGTACAGGAGCAAACCTTCTTGTTTGGTGATTTGCGCGATCGCTGGATCGAATTGAGGTAAGGTGCGTTCTTGAACCATTATTTTTTTAGTATCCCCGTAGTAACACTCAAAGTTACTTGCTTTCCTTGATTTTTCTTTGGCTTAGTAGGCACCGATATGGTCAACCTAGCAGGTTATTAACTTGCTTTAATAGCATATCTACTACAAGGGATGATTCCACCTGTGGCAATAGACTATCAATTAGGATAGCTTGCTTTCTGCATACCCATTAACAATTTAGCGGATTGTGTTCACCAATTCACCGCTTGCAGGAATCTTGATCAAAAAAATGTCCCAAATGCCCACGGCAACGGCGATAATGTACTTTAACCCTATTCATGAAAAATCACTATGTCTATTGATGTAGCGATCGCGCTTTTAATGGGAGCTTTCTTGGTTCAAAGCCCTCAGGCTGAAGCCTCGTGCTAATGGGAGTTGTGTCTACACCGTAGGCTTTTCAAGGGAGGCTAGGGGCAGGCTGTAAACTTTGATATGATTTTCACGCTTTTGATTCATACAACTTTTGTGTCATCGACTGGTTCCTAGGCTCTGCCTGGGAACCCAAGCCAGAGGCTCTGCCTCTTGCCCAGAGTGGAGGCAGAGCCTCCAACTCTGTATTCCTTGCCGGAAACAAGGAACAAGTTATTTCACAGATATTGTATGAACTTTTAGCTCAAAAAAAGTACAGAGTCAAGAGCCTAGGCTAGGGGAGATCTCTAAGTGCCTAAAATCACTCCTAAATACTTTTCAAACAACCTCTTAGGAAGACGCAAGTTACGCAATGACAAAACTCCACTTTTCACGATGGATAAGGTTTAAGAATCGACTTTGCTGTTTTTGGCTTCTAGGTTTTCTAACCGACTGCGTAATTCTTGGTTTTGTTTTTTGAGTTGATCAAATTCTTCCCGTAACTGCTTTAATGCACTATCAGAACCAATGTTTTTCTGAATGTTGTTGATTTCTTCTTCCGCAATCCGCCTAACTCGTTCGTGGCTGGTTTGTTGTGATAGGCTTTGTAAGATGCCGATGGCTTTGGAGGTTTCCATTTGTCCGAGGGCAATTACTACAGAAATTTGAGTGAGGAAGAAGCTTTCTTTGGCAAGTTCTGCTAACTTTTCTAAAATGCGTTCGATACTGGTATTATTTTGACCTGTGGAAATTTTACCGAGGGAACGAATCGCGGTTAAACGTAGTGGTTGGGGGGTTCCTGACTTCGTGTATTCCAGGATGAGATCTAATGCTGCTTCCGAAGTCTTGAGTTCTGCTAATCCAGCGATCGCACCACTGCGGAAAACCTCATTCCAACCAGCTTTTTCTTCTAAGACTGATTTTAACAGTTTGATGGCTTTTTCTTCTTTGGATTTTTCTTCGTTAATTGCTGCTGTGACTGCACCAATTGCCCGACATGCTGCTGCTTCTACATAATAGCTAGCGTCGCCTGTTTGAATGATTTGTTTTAGTGCTTTGTAACTGTCGATGGTTTTGATTTTTGCTAAGGATTCCACTACAGAACGTCGCACGTATGGACTTTCATCTGTTAAACCAATTATCAAGGCATCAAAGCTTTGATCTAATTTTACTTTGGCTATTTGCTTGGCTACCTCTACCCTGACACCCCAAAATAAATCTTTCTGTAATGCCCATGATAATGCCTTGAGTGCCTCTAAACCACCTTTTTTCGCTAAAGCAGAGGCGGCATGAATTCGGGAGATGGGGTCAGGATCTAACTCTAATTGGGCTTTGAGTTCTGGTACCGGATATTCGAGTTTTACGGTTTTTAGGAAGTTGTTTCCTACGTCAAAGCTGATAAATGGGGGTTTTTCCTCAAGGGGAAAGTAGAAGGTTTGTTCTTTTTCGTGAATCCGCACCGTAAAGACTTTTTCATTGCCAAAACCGATGGGCATCCGTAAGTCGAATAAATCTTCTTGGGTTTGTTTAACTGTGACTTTGGCTAAGTTTGCCTCCCCATCCCAGGAGTAGGCAACATTAAATTCGGGATGTCCACCACGGTACACATATTGATCAAATAAAAATGTCAGATTGCGTCCGGTGGTTTTTTCTATTGCCCTTAATAAGTCTATAGTTTCAACGGTTTTGTGGGCATTTTCCTGAACAAAGGTTTGAATTGCTTGCCAAAATAAATCTTCTCCCAATTCCACCCGCAGCATATGATAGACACAGGCACCTTTTTCGTAGATGTGACGATCATAAAGTTCGATTGCTTGACGGTAAACATGTGTCACCATGGGGCGACGGTAACGTTCGGCATCTTCAGCTAAGTAACTTCGGGCATCTTGGAGACGGTAATAGGCTGCTTCTTCACTACCATATTCCTTTTCCGTCCACATGGTTTCCGAATATGTTGCCATCCCTTCCTTGATCCAAGCATGAGACCAATGTTTTATAACAACTAAATCACCAAACCATTGATGTGCAAGTTCGTGAACTACTAAGCTTTCTGTGTTGCGGTTGTCAATTGCGGCTTTTTCATCTAGCAAACACCTATCTGTTAGCACCGTGGTGGAAGTGTTTTCCATCCCCCCAAAGATAAAATCATCCACGCAGACTTGAGCATATTTAGGAAAAGGGTAAATATAGCCGTATTTTTGGCTGAGAAACTCCATCATCTGGGGAGTTTTGCCCATACTGCGTTTCGCGTTTTCCTCCCGTCCCTTTTCTACGTAGTAGGTGACAGCTTTGCCATTCCATTCATCCCGAATTTCGGCAAAGTCACCTACAGTTAATGTCATCAAGTAGGTGGGGTGAATCTCTTTTTGGAACCAGTGGTAAATTTGTTCTTTCCCTTGTGTTTCCGTGGCAATCAACTCACCATTAGAAATTGCCATGAAACCCTTGGGAACTTTGACACGGATTTCACTGGTGGATAATTGTCCCGGATAATCGAAACATGGGAACCAAAAACGGGAATCTTCGTCTTCTCCCTGTGTCCAAACTTGAGTAGGTTTGTTGGGGTAATGTTTTTCTGGTTGAATAAAATAAATACCGCGTTGTGGACTTTGGCAAGAATAAGCGATCGCTATTTTTATCTGTTGGTTAATTTCCGTGGGTACAGTCAGCTTAATCTGTAGCTGTTCTCCATCATAATCAAAGCTTTGGGCAACACCATCAACATCCACAGATGTAATATTCAAGTTCACCGCATCTAGGGTTAAACTACTGATGCGATCGCGTATCGGCTTCAATGTAACAGTACAAGTACCCTGGTAACTTTGATTGCCTATATCTAAACTAATATCAAGAAATATATGCTCAACCTGTCCAGGACGATCAGGGTTATAGTGGGGCTTAGATCCTGGTAACTCAAATGACTTATGACGCTTATTTTCGGAATCGAAATAGGATTGCAACATTGACACTCAATAACCTTAATTATCCTGAAACTCTATATTAAATCAGTCAACAGTGGACATCCAAGTTATTAGGACTAAAAACCGCCTAAACTAATTTTTTCACAAAAATCATATACATTTACGGATTTATTCCTAAAGATGTTGAAGTAGTCCTAGGAACTACTTTTTTCAATAACTAGTGTGTAATATTACTCATGTTATCAGTAATTTTTCATGAAATAATCTACTAAAAATATAGATCCGCGAAGTCTACAATGACGGTTTCAGTAATGCAGACGACAATTTAAACAAAGTGAGGAGTGATTCACATGGCTGAAAATAAGAATAACTTAAAATTTTTAATACCTGCTGTTGGTGGGGCAGTTTTGGTAGTAGGGGGTTTCGCAGCATACAATTTACTGCTACGTGGACCCTCTGGTGATGTTTCTGGTGCCATCGGCAGTGCTAAAGTAATTCCCGATGATGCCATCGCGGCAGCATATATTACCACCGATCCCCAAGCTTGGGCAAAATTCCAGGAATTTGGCACTCCCGAAGCTCAAAAGCTGTTGGCTAAGAGTTTGGATGAAATGAATAAGAGTATAGCCAAGGAAGGTACAATTTCCTACGATAAAGACATCAAACCCTGGATTGGGGGTGTGATGGTGGGATTTTTACCACCAGGTAATGTTAAATCTGTCCAAAACCCTCCTAAAGCGACTTCTGAACCTAATCCTTTAGTTGTGCTAGGAATCAAAGACAAATTAGCAGCTTTAGAATTCAGTAAAAAGTTAAAGTCACAAAAAGACGTTCAAGCTAAAGAAACTGACTACAAAGGCGAAAAAATCACCGAATTTGCCGCAAGTGGGAAGCCGATGTATATGGCAGTTCTGAGTAATAATACTTATATTGCCCTTTCCCAAGACAAACGTGCAGTTGAGCAATCCATTGATACAGTTAAAGGAGAACCCTCCTTCGCTAGTAAAAAAGGTGCAACTGAACTTTTATCAAAGGGAACCGAACTCAAAAACACCCTAGCGCAAGTTTATCTCCCTGATTACGCAGGTTTGGTAGAAAATACAATTAAAGGTAATCCCCAGGCTAGCACACTACCCCCGCAAGCATTA includes:
- a CDS encoding M1 family metallopeptidase; the encoded protein is MLQSYFDSENKRHKSFELPGSKPHYNPDRPGQVEHIFLDISLDIGNQSYQGTCTVTLKPIRDRISSLTLDAVNLNITSVDVDGVAQSFDYDGEQLQIKLTVPTEINQQIKIAIAYSCQSPQRGIYFIQPEKHYPNKPTQVWTQGEDEDSRFWFPCFDYPGQLSTSEIRVKVPKGFMAISNGELIATETQGKEQIYHWFQKEIHPTYLMTLTVGDFAEIRDEWNGKAVTYYVEKGREENAKRSMGKTPQMMEFLSQKYGYIYPFPKYAQVCVDDFIFGGMENTSTTVLTDRCLLDEKAAIDNRNTESLVVHELAHQWFGDLVVIKHWSHAWIKEGMATYSETMWTEKEYGSEEAAYYRLQDARSYLAEDAERYRRPMVTHVYRQAIELYDRHIYEKGACVYHMLRVELGEDLFWQAIQTFVQENAHKTVETIDLLRAIEKTTGRNLTFLFDQYVYRGGHPEFNVAYSWDGEANLAKVTVKQTQEDLFDLRMPIGFGNEKVFTVRIHEKEQTFYFPLEEKPPFISFDVGNNFLKTVKLEYPVPELKAQLELDPDPISRIHAASALAKKGGLEALKALSWALQKDLFWGVRVEVAKQIAKVKLDQSFDALIIGLTDESPYVRRSVVESLAKIKTIDSYKALKQIIQTGDASYYVEAAACRAIGAVTAAINEEKSKEEKAIKLLKSVLEEKAGWNEVFRSGAIAGLAELKTSEAALDLILEYTKSGTPQPLRLTAIRSLGKISTGQNNTSIERILEKLAELAKESFFLTQISVVIALGQMETSKAIGILQSLSQQTSHERVRRIAEEEINNIQKNIGSDSALKQLREEFDQLKKQNQELRSRLENLEAKNSKVDS
- the pdhA gene encoding pyruvate dehydrogenase (acetyl-transferring) E1 component subunit alpha — protein: MVQERTLPQFDPAIAQITKQEGLLLYSDMVLGRMFEDKCAEMYYRGKMFGFVHLYNGQEAVSSGVIKAMRPGEDYVSSTYRDHVHALSAGVPANEVMAELFGKATGCSKGRGGSMHMFSAEHRMLGGYAFIAEGIPVAAGAAFQSKYRKEVMGDTSADQVTACFFGDGACNNGQFFETLNMAALWNLPILFVVENNKWAIGMAHERATSDPKIYKKASVFNMPGVEVDGMDVLAVYTTAKEAVRRARAGEGPTLIEALTYRFRGHSLADPDELRSKEEKEFWLARDPIKKLAGQLVDMNLATAEELKAIDKKIQLEVEESVTFAESSPEPDPRELYRYIFAEDK